From Streptomyces cyaneogriseus subsp. noncyanogenus, the proteins below share one genomic window:
- a CDS encoding SDR family NAD(P)-dependent oxidoreductase encodes MTSRFTGRTALVTGAGTGIGRALARAFAAEGANVVVAGRRREPLEETVALIEAAGGKALAVTADVSRADDVEALVATAVDRFGSLDVAVNNAGVFDGGGPVADVDEDTWRRMFDINVTGVFLTLRAEVRQMRTQPGGGAIVNIASNLGAHRRLPGATGYVASKAAVSALTRGAALDHIADGVRINAVSPGPAETAMSLMPGETEADRAERMRTETPLGRVSTLGEVAAAVLYLASDDAASVVGADLVVDGGAAA; translated from the coding sequence ATGACCAGCCGCTTCACCGGCAGGACCGCCCTCGTCACCGGCGCCGGCACCGGCATCGGCCGGGCCCTCGCCCGCGCGTTCGCCGCCGAGGGGGCGAACGTCGTCGTCGCCGGGCGGCGGCGCGAGCCGCTCGAGGAGACCGTGGCCCTCATCGAGGCGGCGGGCGGCAAGGCGCTCGCCGTCACCGCCGACGTCAGCCGCGCCGACGACGTGGAGGCGCTCGTCGCCACCGCCGTGGACCGCTTCGGCTCGCTCGACGTGGCGGTGAACAACGCGGGCGTCTTCGACGGCGGCGGGCCGGTCGCGGACGTCGACGAGGACACCTGGCGCCGGATGTTCGACATCAACGTGACCGGCGTGTTCCTCACCCTGCGGGCCGAGGTGCGCCAGATGCGCACCCAGCCCGGCGGCGGCGCCATCGTCAACATCGCCTCCAACCTGGGCGCGCACCGGCGCCTGCCCGGGGCCACCGGCTATGTCGCCAGCAAGGCGGCCGTGTCCGCCCTGACCCGGGGCGCCGCCCTGGACCACATCGCGGACGGCGTCCGCATCAACGCGGTCAGCCCGGGCCCGGCCGAGACCGCCATGTCGCTCATGCCCGGCGAGACGGAGGCCGACCGCGCCGAGCGCATGCGGACCGAGACCCCGCTGGGCCGGGTCTCCACGCTTGGCGAGGTGGCCGCCGCGGTCCTCTACCTGGCGTCGGACGACGCGGCGTCGGTCGTGGGCGCGGACCTGGTGGTGGACGGCGGCGCGGCGGCCTGA
- a CDS encoding NAD(P)/FAD-dependent oxidoreductase, whose product MTSNTRVVVIGAGLAGVRLARRLGELGTPALLIGEEGHPPYNRVLLAEVLAGRYAPEVIALPAPAELVRARVTGIDRGRRSVVCADGTQIAYGTLVLATGSNPVLPPLRGLFTPDRVLPEGIHAFRTLDDCLGLSKAVRPGVRAVVIGGGLLGVSAARALAVRGAQVVLAQQSERLMERQLDPGASALVLRHLRDLGVEVHTECRVRDVRCVGGAVRSVELADGYALDADLVVLACGVRPRVGLAEAAGLAVRKGVLVDDALRTSDPRVHAIGDCAQHDGNVYGLAAPALEQADVLAESLAGNTAARYTGTRSLTRLTLTGPDSPFDLAAFGETDPLPGDDVVQLADATRGTYRKVVVRDDRLVGGVLVGELGTVGALARAWEGAEPLPDEGPLLHLLTNDGGS is encoded by the coding sequence ATGACCTCGAATACGCGTGTGGTGGTGATCGGCGCCGGCCTCGCGGGCGTCCGGCTCGCCCGGCGGCTCGGTGAGCTCGGCACGCCCGCGCTGCTGATCGGCGAGGAGGGGCACCCCCCGTACAACCGGGTGCTGCTCGCCGAGGTGCTGGCCGGGCGCTACGCCCCCGAGGTGATCGCGCTGCCCGCCCCCGCCGAACTGGTCCGGGCCCGGGTCACCGGGATCGACCGCGGCCGGCGGAGCGTCGTCTGCGCGGACGGCACCCAGATCGCCTACGGCACGCTGGTGCTGGCCACCGGCTCCAACCCGGTGCTGCCCCCGCTGCGCGGCCTGTTCACGCCGGACCGGGTGCTGCCGGAGGGCATCCACGCCTTCCGCACCCTGGACGACTGCCTGGGCCTGTCCAAGGCCGTCCGGCCGGGCGTGCGGGCCGTCGTCATCGGCGGCGGGCTCCTCGGGGTCTCCGCGGCCCGCGCGCTCGCCGTGCGCGGCGCGCAGGTCGTCCTCGCCCAGCAGTCCGAGCGGCTCATGGAGCGCCAGCTCGATCCCGGCGCCTCCGCACTGGTGCTGCGGCACCTGCGGGACCTCGGCGTCGAGGTGCACACCGAGTGCCGGGTGCGGGACGTGCGCTGCGTCGGCGGCGCGGTCCGCTCGGTGGAGCTGGCCGACGGGTACGCCCTCGACGCCGATCTGGTGGTGCTGGCCTGCGGGGTCCGCCCGCGCGTCGGACTCGCCGAGGCGGCCGGGCTCGCCGTCCGCAAGGGCGTCCTCGTCGATGACGCGCTGCGCACCAGCGACCCGCGCGTCCACGCGATCGGCGACTGCGCCCAGCACGACGGGAACGTCTACGGCCTCGCCGCCCCCGCCCTCGAACAGGCGGACGTGCTGGCCGAGTCGCTCGCCGGGAACACCGCCGCCCGCTACACCGGCACCCGCTCGCTCACCCGGCTCACCCTGACCGGGCCCGACAGCCCCTTCGACCTGGCCGCGTTCGGCGAGACCGATCCCCTCCCCGGCGACGACGTCGTGCAGCTCGCCGACGCCACCCGGGGCACCTACCGCAAGGTCGTCGTCCGCGACGACCGCCTGGTCGGCGGGGTGCTCGTCGGCGAACTGGGCACCGTGGGCGCGCTCGCCCGCGCCTGGGAGGGAGCAGAGCCGCTCCCGGACGAGGGCCCGCTGCTCCATCTGCTCACCAACGACGGAGGCTCCTGA
- a CDS encoding M4 family metallopeptidase, whose translation MSRIRHVLGSRPALAGTAAATAILLTAALAPTAAAAERPSRAEAVENATAALADHADSLGLTPDQRTTVRDVVVDADGAQHVRYDRTYHRLPVLGGDFVVHLAPDGAWRGADRATTAPITLPAVTPALPAAEAADLAARALRAATPGRVLEKLTARPRLVVDALHGAPRLAWSTDAVALDGLGNPVARTVLTDARSGERIDAWDRIESVTGDGRSLYGGTVPLETTATGSGYRLADAARGGTYTGDAADRTDLCVLGLCLGRAPSAVFTDADNHWGTGTAADRASAAVDAQYGTDMTWDYFADVHGRRGIAGDGKGSYNRVHYGSGYNNAFWDDSCFCMTYGDGDGTAFGPLVSLDVAGHEMAHGVTQSTAALTYSGESGGLNEATSDIFGALVEFHAANAADPGDWLIGEKVVRSGFGRDALRYMDRPSRDGVSADCWNASLGDLDVHYSSGVANHFAYLLAEGSGTKTVGGVRHSSATCDGSAVTGIGRDKLGRIWYRALTVYMTSSTDYAGARTATLNAARDLYGSGSAERAAVAAAWSAVNVTG comes from the coding sequence ATGAGCCGGATACGGCACGTCCTCGGCTCCCGTCCGGCCCTGGCCGGCACGGCTGCCGCAACCGCGATCCTCCTCACCGCGGCCCTCGCCCCCACCGCCGCCGCGGCCGAGCGGCCGAGCCGCGCCGAGGCGGTGGAGAACGCCACGGCGGCCCTCGCGGACCACGCGGACAGCCTCGGACTGACCCCGGACCAGCGCACCACCGTGCGGGACGTGGTGGTGGACGCGGACGGCGCCCAGCACGTCCGCTACGACCGCACCTACCACCGTCTGCCCGTCCTCGGCGGCGACTTCGTGGTGCACCTGGCGCCCGACGGCGCCTGGCGCGGCGCCGACCGCGCGACCACGGCACCGATCACGCTGCCCGCCGTCACCCCCGCCCTGCCGGCCGCCGAGGCCGCCGACCTGGCCGCGCGGGCCCTGCGGGCGGCCACCCCGGGGCGGGTGCTGGAGAAGCTGACGGCCCGGCCCCGCCTGGTGGTCGACGCCCTGCACGGCGCGCCCAGGCTGGCCTGGAGCACGGACGCCGTCGCGCTGGACGGCCTCGGCAACCCGGTCGCCCGCACGGTGCTGACCGACGCCCGGTCGGGGGAGCGGATCGACGCCTGGGACCGCATCGAGTCGGTGACGGGCGACGGCCGGTCGCTGTACGGCGGCACGGTGCCGCTGGAGACCACGGCGACGGGATCGGGGTACCGGCTGGCGGACGCCGCGCGCGGGGGCACGTACACCGGGGACGCGGCGGACCGGACCGACCTGTGCGTGCTCGGCCTCTGCCTCGGCCGCGCGCCGTCGGCGGTCTTCACCGACGCGGACAACCACTGGGGCACGGGGACGGCGGCCGACCGGGCGTCGGCGGCGGTGGACGCCCAGTACGGCACCGACATGACCTGGGACTACTTCGCGGACGTCCACGGGCGCCGCGGGATCGCGGGAGACGGCAAGGGCTCGTACAACCGCGTGCACTACGGCAGCGGTTACAACAACGCCTTCTGGGACGACTCCTGCTTCTGCATGACGTACGGCGACGGCGACGGGACCGCCTTCGGCCCGCTGGTCTCGCTGGACGTGGCCGGGCACGAGATGGCGCACGGGGTGACGCAGTCGACGGCGGCGCTGACGTACTCCGGGGAGTCCGGCGGGCTGAACGAGGCGACCAGCGACATCTTCGGCGCGCTGGTGGAGTTCCACGCGGCCAACGCCGCCGACCCCGGTGACTGGCTGATCGGCGAGAAGGTCGTCCGGTCCGGCTTCGGGCGCGACGCCCTGCGGTACATGGACCGGCCGTCCCGGGACGGCGTGTCGGCCGACTGCTGGAACGCCTCGCTGGGCGACCTCGACGTGCACTACTCCTCCGGCGTCGCCAACCACTTCGCCTACCTGCTGGCCGAGGGCAGCGGCACGAAGACCGTGGGCGGCGTCCGCCACTCGTCCGCCACCTGCGACGGGTCGGCGGTGACCGGCATCGGCCGGGACAAGCTCGGCCGCATCTGGTACCGGGCGCTGACCGTCTACATGACGTCGTCCACCGACTACGCGGGCGCCCGCACGGCGACGCTGAACGCCGCCCGGGACCTGTACGGGTCCGGCAGCGCCGAGCGGGCCGCGGTCGCGGCGGCCTGGAGCGCCGTGAACGTCACCGGCTGA
- a CDS encoding NAD(P)-dependent oxidoreductase: MDDTTDKTPAPRTQTTPAPRTPVTLLGAGAMGTALARAWLAAGHPVTVWNRTPARAEALAAEGATVARSAAEAVAANRLVILCLLDDDSVGAALDGAALTGRDLVNLTTGTPAQGRARAAWAEERGARFLDGGIMAVPPMIGAADSGAYVFYSGSAGLFEEHGETLAVPAGTRYVGADPGFAALHDVALLSAMYGMFAGLSHAFALIGGEDIRPQDLAPLLVEWLAAMAPAAAHASAAALERGDYTKDVTSNLAMQVASTSTLVRTAEEQGVSTELLTPVWDLMARRLADGHGEEDTTGVIDLLRAR; encoded by the coding sequence ATGGACGACACGACGGACAAGACCCCCGCCCCCCGCACGCAGACCACCCCCGCCCCCCGCACCCCGGTCACCCTCCTCGGCGCCGGCGCCATGGGCACCGCGCTCGCCCGCGCCTGGCTGGCCGCCGGACACCCGGTGACCGTCTGGAACCGCACCCCCGCCCGCGCCGAGGCCCTCGCCGCCGAGGGCGCCACGGTCGCCCGCAGCGCCGCCGAGGCGGTGGCCGCCAACCGGCTCGTGATCCTCTGCCTGCTGGACGACGACTCGGTCGGCGCGGCCCTGGACGGCGCCGCCCTGACCGGGCGGGACCTCGTGAACCTCACCACCGGCACGCCCGCCCAGGGCCGGGCCCGCGCGGCGTGGGCCGAGGAGCGCGGCGCCCGCTTCCTGGACGGCGGCATCATGGCCGTCCCGCCGATGATCGGTGCCGCGGACTCCGGCGCGTACGTCTTCTACAGCGGCTCGGCCGGCCTGTTCGAGGAGCACGGGGAGACGCTCGCCGTCCCGGCCGGCACCCGGTACGTCGGCGCGGACCCGGGCTTCGCGGCGCTGCACGACGTGGCGCTGCTGAGCGCGATGTACGGCATGTTCGCGGGCCTGTCGCACGCCTTCGCGCTGATCGGCGGGGAGGACATCCGCCCGCAGGACCTCGCGCCGCTGCTCGTGGAGTGGCTGGCCGCCATGGCCCCGGCGGCCGCCCACGCCAGCGCCGCGGCGCTGGAGCGCGGCGACTACACCAAGGACGTGACCTCCAACCTCGCGATGCAGGTCGCGAGCACGTCCACACTGGTGCGGACGGCCGAGGAGCAGGGCGTGAGCACGGAACTGCTGACGCCGGTCTGGGACCTGATGGCGCGCCGGCTCGCCGACGGGCACGGGGAGGAGGACACCACGGGGGTGATCGATCTGCTGCGGGCGCGGTGA
- the nirB gene encoding nitrite reductase large subunit NirB: MTATPGGTPTIVLVGHGMVGQRFLEALAERGLTATHRVVVLCEEPRPAYDRVQLTSYFSGRTPEDLSMTDMEFIKDHGIELHIGDPAVAVDRAARTVTARSGLAVGYDVLVLATGSYPFVPPVPNKDAEGCFVYRTIEDLLAIEEYARTRAATGAVVGGGLLGLEAAGALKGLGLRSHIVEFAPRLMPVQVDEGGGAALLRTIEEMGLTVHTGVGTQEIVTDGSGAVTGMKLSDGSELATDMVVFSAGVRPRDQLARDCGLAVGERGGIAVDEQCRTVTDPHVFAIGECALAADGRVYGLVAPGYEQAETAAAAIAAEEAAFTGADLSTKLKLLGVDVASFGDAHGTAEGCLDVVYSDSRAGLYKKLVVGRDGTLLGGILVGDAEAYGTLRALTGSVPPVPPEQLVLPAGAGGPAQLGPAALPDEAVICSCHNVTKGTIRGAVTDHRCTTVPEVKKCTKAGTGCGSCVKVLGQLVTAELEASGVEVDKGLCGCFAQTREELYEIVLALRVTSYRELLDRHGREGARGGEGCEICKPAVASIIASLAPAIGASGYVLDGEQAALQDTNDHFLANLQKNGSYSVVPRIPGGEIAPEKLIVIGEIARDFGLYTKITGGQRIDMFGARVEQLPLIWARLVDAGFESGHAYGKALRTVKSCVGQTWCRYGVQDSVRMAIDLELRYRGLRSPHKLKSAVSGCARECAEAQSKDFGVIATSNGWNLYVGGNGGATPRHADLLAQDLSDAELVRLIDRFLMFYIRTADKLERTSTWLERIPGGLDHVRDVVVHDSLGICAELESLMAAHVAHYRDEWAETVDDPEKLARFVSFVNAPDTPDPVVAFVPERDQIKPDLPLLSIGMRPERSEEAALEGSAQR, translated from the coding sequence ATGACCGCCACCCCGGGGGGCACCCCCACGATCGTGCTCGTCGGCCACGGCATGGTCGGCCAGCGCTTCCTCGAAGCGCTCGCCGAGCGCGGCCTGACCGCCACGCACCGCGTGGTCGTGCTGTGCGAGGAGCCGCGCCCCGCCTACGACCGCGTGCAGCTCACCTCGTACTTCTCGGGCAGGACGCCCGAGGACCTGTCGATGACCGACATGGAGTTCATCAAGGACCACGGCATCGAGCTGCACATCGGCGACCCGGCGGTCGCCGTGGACCGCGCGGCCCGCACGGTGACCGCCCGGTCCGGCCTGGCCGTCGGCTACGACGTGCTGGTGCTGGCCACCGGCTCGTACCCGTTCGTGCCGCCGGTCCCCAACAAGGACGCCGAGGGCTGCTTCGTCTACCGCACCATCGAGGACCTCCTCGCCATCGAGGAGTACGCGAGGACCAGGGCGGCCACCGGTGCCGTGGTCGGCGGCGGGCTGCTCGGCCTGGAGGCGGCCGGCGCCCTCAAGGGGCTGGGGCTGCGCTCCCACATCGTGGAGTTCGCGCCGCGTCTGATGCCGGTGCAGGTCGACGAGGGCGGCGGCGCGGCGCTGCTGCGCACCATCGAGGAGATGGGCCTGACCGTCCACACCGGGGTGGGGACGCAGGAGATCGTCACCGACGGCTCAGGGGCCGTCACCGGCATGAAGCTCTCCGACGGCAGCGAACTGGCCACCGACATGGTGGTGTTCTCCGCGGGGGTGCGCCCCCGCGACCAGCTCGCCCGCGACTGCGGCCTGGCGGTCGGCGAGCGCGGCGGCATCGCCGTCGACGAGCAGTGCCGCACCGTCACCGACCCGCACGTCTTCGCGATCGGCGAGTGCGCGCTGGCGGCGGACGGGCGGGTGTACGGCCTGGTGGCGCCCGGCTACGAGCAGGCCGAGACGGCCGCCGCGGCCATCGCCGCCGAGGAGGCCGCCTTCACCGGCGCGGACCTGTCCACCAAGCTGAAGCTGCTCGGCGTGGACGTGGCGTCCTTCGGCGACGCGCACGGCACCGCCGAGGGCTGCCTCGACGTGGTCTACTCCGACTCCCGCGCGGGGCTTTACAAGAAGCTGGTCGTCGGCCGCGACGGCACGCTGCTGGGCGGCATCCTGGTCGGCGACGCGGAGGCGTACGGCACCCTGCGGGCGCTCACCGGCTCCGTCCCGCCCGTCCCGCCCGAGCAGCTCGTCCTCCCGGCCGGTGCCGGCGGGCCCGCCCAGCTCGGCCCCGCCGCCCTCCCCGACGAGGCGGTCATCTGCTCCTGCCACAACGTCACCAAGGGCACCATCCGCGGCGCGGTCACCGACCACCGCTGCACCACCGTGCCCGAGGTGAAGAAGTGCACCAAGGCGGGGACGGGCTGCGGCTCCTGCGTCAAGGTGCTGGGCCAGCTCGTCACCGCCGAGCTGGAGGCGAGCGGCGTCGAGGTCGACAAGGGCCTGTGCGGCTGCTTCGCGCAGACCCGCGAGGAGCTGTACGAGATCGTCCTCGCCCTGCGCGTCACCTCCTACCGGGAGCTGCTGGACCGCCATGGCCGCGAGGGCGCCCGCGGCGGCGAGGGCTGCGAGATCTGCAAGCCGGCCGTCGCCTCGATCATCGCCTCCCTCGCCCCCGCGATCGGCGCGAGCGGCTATGTCCTGGACGGCGAGCAGGCGGCCTTGCAGGACACCAACGACCACTTCCTGGCCAACCTCCAGAAGAACGGCTCGTACTCGGTGGTCCCGCGCATCCCCGGCGGCGAGATCGCCCCGGAGAAGCTCATCGTGATCGGCGAGATCGCCCGCGACTTCGGCCTCTACACCAAGATCACCGGCGGCCAGCGCATCGACATGTTCGGCGCCCGCGTGGAGCAGCTCCCGCTGATCTGGGCCCGCCTGGTCGACGCCGGCTTCGAGTCCGGCCACGCCTACGGCAAGGCGCTGCGCACGGTGAAGTCCTGCGTGGGGCAGACCTGGTGCCGCTACGGCGTCCAGGACTCCGTCCGCATGGCGATCGACCTGGAGCTGCGCTACCGGGGGCTCAGGTCGCCGCACAAGCTGAAGTCGGCCGTCTCCGGCTGCGCCCGCGAGTGCGCCGAGGCGCAGTCCAAGGACTTCGGCGTGATCGCCACGTCCAACGGCTGGAACCTGTACGTCGGCGGCAACGGCGGCGCCACCCCGCGCCACGCGGACCTGCTCGCGCAGGACCTGTCCGACGCCGAACTGGTCCGCCTGATCGACCGGTTCCTGATGTTCTACATCCGCACCGCCGACAAGCTGGAGCGCACCTCCACCTGGCTGGAGCGCATCCCCGGCGGACTGGACCACGTACGGGACGTCGTCGTGCACGACTCGCTCGGCATCTGCGCGGAGCTGGAGTCCCTGATGGCGGCCCATGTGGCGCACTACCGGGACGAGTGGGCGGAGACGGTCGACGACCCGGAGAAGCTGGCCCGTTTCGTGTCCTTCGTCAACGCGCCGGACACCCCCGACCCGGTGGTCGCCTTCGTCCCCGAACGCGACCAGATCAAGCCCGACCTGCCGCTGCTGTCCATCGGCATGCGGCCCGAGCGGTCCGAGGAAGCGGCCCTGGAAGGAAGCGCCCAGCGATGA
- the nirD gene encoding nitrite reductase small subunit NirD codes for MTLAPETTDLKVQLRLAGDWFTVCDLGALLPGRGVAALLPDGRQAALFRDRADTLYAVDNRDPFTGAAVLSRGLTGTHQGRPFVASPLLKQRFDLATGQCLDDETVRVAAYEVRAA; via the coding sequence ATGACCCTGGCACCCGAGACGACCGATCTGAAGGTCCAACTGCGCCTGGCCGGCGACTGGTTCACCGTCTGCGACCTGGGTGCCCTGCTCCCCGGCCGCGGGGTGGCCGCCCTGCTGCCCGACGGCCGTCAGGCGGCCCTGTTCCGCGACCGCGCCGACACGCTGTACGCCGTCGACAACCGCGATCCGTTCACCGGCGCGGCCGTCCTCTCCCGCGGCCTGACCGGCACCCACCAGGGCCGCCCGTTCGTGGCCTCCCCGCTGCTCAAGCAGCGCTTCGACCTGGCCACCGGGCAGTGCCTGGACGACGAGACGGTGCGGGTGGCGGCGTACGAGGTGCGGGCCGCCTGA
- a CDS encoding sulfite exporter TauE/SafE family protein has translation MPDISLTMVVLLCLAALAAGWIDAVVGGGGLLLLPVLLLGLPAGTPAAHALGTNKAVAIVGTTGAAVTYARKAPVDVRTAVRIGLAALAGSSAGAFLAAGMSTDVLKPVIMVVLLGVAAFVILRPAFGTAPAGGPATRRQILAAIGLAGLGIGFYDGLIGPGTGTFLVLALTALLHLDLVTASATAKIVNCCTNAGALAMFAWQGAVLWRLAALMAVFNLAGGMLGARTALKKGSRFVRIVLLTVVFALVANLAYEQWLA, from the coding sequence ATGCCCGACATATCGCTGACCATGGTGGTCCTCCTGTGTCTCGCGGCCCTCGCGGCCGGCTGGATCGACGCCGTGGTCGGCGGCGGCGGGCTCCTGCTGCTGCCGGTGCTGCTGCTCGGCCTGCCCGCGGGCACCCCGGCCGCCCACGCGCTCGGCACCAACAAGGCGGTCGCCATCGTCGGCACCACGGGCGCGGCGGTGACCTACGCGCGCAAGGCCCCGGTGGACGTCCGCACCGCCGTGCGGATCGGTCTGGCCGCGCTCGCCGGTTCGTCGGCCGGGGCGTTCCTCGCGGCCGGCATGAGCACGGACGTCCTCAAACCGGTGATCATGGTGGTGCTGCTGGGCGTGGCCGCCTTCGTGATCCTGCGCCCCGCCTTCGGCACGGCCCCGGCCGGCGGCCCGGCCACCCGCCGCCAGATCCTCGCCGCGATCGGCCTGGCGGGCCTCGGCATCGGCTTCTACGACGGGCTCATCGGCCCCGGCACCGGCACCTTCCTCGTCCTGGCGCTCACGGCCCTGCTCCACCTCGACCTGGTGACCGCCTCCGCCACCGCCAAGATCGTCAACTGCTGCACCAACGCCGGGGCGCTCGCCATGTTCGCCTGGCAGGGCGCGGTGCTGTGGCGACTGGCGGCGCTGATGGCCGTGTTCAACCTGGCGGGCGGCATGCTCGGCGCCCGCACGGCGCTGAAGAAGGGCAGCCGCTTCGTGCGGATCGTGCTGCTGACGGTCGTGTTCGCGCTGGTGGCGAATCTGGCGTACGAGCAGTGGCTCGCCTGA
- a CDS encoding NADPH-dependent FMN reductase, whose product MDTVTAPLQVTLIIGSNRHGRFGPVVADWLLGRLRDREDLAVEVVDVAQADLPTTFAPGPGASAALAEITPKLARADAFVVLTPEYNHSFPAALKNLIDWHYAEWRAKPVALVSYGGLAGGLRAVEHLRQVFAELHAVTVRDTVSFHNAGASFDDEGRLEDPSGPDAAAKVMLDQLAWWGTALREAKEKRPYDRA is encoded by the coding sequence ATGGACACAGTGACCGCACCGCTCCAGGTGACCCTGATCATCGGCAGCAACCGCCACGGCCGCTTCGGCCCCGTGGTCGCCGACTGGCTCCTCGGCCGGCTCCGCGACCGCGAGGACCTGGCCGTCGAGGTCGTGGACGTCGCCCAGGCCGATCTGCCCACGACGTTCGCCCCCGGACCCGGGGCGAGCGCCGCCCTCGCCGAGATCACCCCGAAACTGGCCCGCGCCGACGCGTTCGTCGTCCTCACCCCCGAGTACAACCACTCGTTCCCGGCGGCCCTGAAGAACCTCATCGACTGGCACTACGCCGAGTGGCGCGCCAAGCCCGTCGCGCTCGTCTCCTACGGCGGCCTGGCCGGGGGCCTGCGCGCCGTGGAGCACCTGCGCCAGGTCTTCGCCGAACTCCACGCCGTCACCGTGCGCGACACGGTCTCCTTCCACAACGCGGGCGCCTCCTTCGACGACGAGGGCCGCCTCGAGGACCCCTCGGGCCCGGACGCGGCGGCCAAGGTGATGCTGGACCAGCTGGCGTGGTGGGGGACGGCGTTGCGGGAGGCGAAGGAGAAGCGGCCGTACGACAGGGCGTGA
- a CDS encoding TetR/AcrR family transcriptional regulator, giving the protein MARTKEFDPDAALQAALELFWRRGYEATSMSDLVEHLGIGRASLYATFGNKRELYLKALERYQQTHGPQVLRELSQPGPALPAVRRAVRRFADEAAAEPSRMSGCFVTNTASELAPHDPAVARRVQQSWDSVETLLHSALVRAQAQGELPEDRDPLALARMLLVLMQGLRVVGKASADPARVRAAAEQALALLD; this is encoded by the coding sequence GTGGCCAGGACCAAGGAATTCGACCCGGACGCCGCGCTGCAGGCAGCCCTGGAGCTGTTCTGGCGGCGCGGCTACGAGGCGACGTCGATGTCCGACCTCGTCGAGCACCTCGGCATCGGGCGCGCCAGCCTCTACGCGACCTTCGGCAACAAGCGCGAGCTGTACCTGAAGGCGCTGGAGCGGTACCAGCAGACGCACGGCCCGCAGGTGCTGCGGGAGCTGTCGCAGCCCGGCCCCGCCCTGCCCGCCGTACGGCGGGCCGTACGGCGCTTCGCCGACGAGGCGGCGGCCGAGCCGAGCCGCATGTCCGGCTGCTTCGTCACCAACACGGCCTCCGAACTGGCGCCGCACGACCCGGCCGTCGCCCGCCGCGTCCAGCAGAGCTGGGACAGCGTCGAGACACTGCTGCACTCGGCCCTGGTCCGCGCCCAGGCACAGGGCGAGCTGCCCGAGGACCGCGATCCGCTCGCCCTGGCCCGGATGCTGCTGGTCCTGATGCAGGGCCTGCGGGTCGTCGGCAAGGCGTCGGCGGACCCGGCGCGGGTGCGGGCGGCGGCGGAGCAGGCCCTGGCGCTGCTCGACTGA
- a CDS encoding class F sortase translates to MRRVGNTAIAAVTAIALCAGAWLLASGTETHAPPQPSAAQAGAGRAGEPPAAAALPPSPPDRIRIPAIRVDAPLMGLGLTRTGSLEVPPAGKKNLAGWYEAGTTPGETGTAIVAGHVDNADGPAVFYRLGALRKGGRIEVDRRDGGVAEFTVDAVEVYDARNFPDEKVYGAANRPELRVITCGGGWSPATGYQGNVVVFAHLTGSR, encoded by the coding sequence ATGCGCAGGGTCGGCAACACCGCGATAGCGGCCGTCACCGCGATCGCCCTGTGCGCCGGTGCCTGGCTGCTGGCCAGCGGCACCGAGACCCACGCTCCGCCGCAGCCGTCGGCGGCACAGGCCGGCGCCGGCCGGGCCGGCGAGCCCCCCGCCGCCGCGGCGCTGCCGCCCTCCCCGCCCGACCGCATCCGCATCCCCGCGATCCGCGTCGACGCCCCGCTCATGGGGCTGGGGCTGACCCGCACCGGCAGCCTGGAGGTGCCGCCGGCCGGGAAGAAGAACCTCGCGGGCTGGTACGAGGCCGGCACCACGCCCGGTGAGACGGGCACCGCGATCGTCGCCGGGCACGTCGACAACGCCGACGGCCCCGCCGTGTTCTACCGCCTCGGCGCCCTGCGCAAGGGCGGCCGGATCGAGGTGGACCGGCGCGACGGGGGCGTGGCGGAGTTCACGGTGGACGCGGTCGAGGTCTACGACGCGCGGAACTTCCCCGACGAGAAGGTCTACGGGGCGGCCAACCGGCCCGAGCTGCGGGTCATCACCTGCGGCGGCGGCTGGTCACCCGCCACGGGCTACCAGGGGAACGTCGTCGTCTTCGCGCACCTGACGGGCAGCCGCTGA